In one Dreissena polymorpha isolate Duluth1 chromosome 7, UMN_Dpol_1.0, whole genome shotgun sequence genomic region, the following are encoded:
- the LOC127836918 gene encoding sacsin-like produces the protein MASSSGGPRKRRPDFSCMEQPPLIKQLRGILSEYPDGGQILKELMQNADDAGASELKIMLESRRINRNLTDESPEYTKFFQAPALCIFNDAEFTEEDWRGIRMIYSSVKEEDSLKVGRFGLGFKSVFHMTDYPCVISGDTMLLIDPHRPAHEVNAKLKINEIHEIEGMETSDLLRAIGGKYGFDKSVVDKGYFRGTMFWFPLREKASQISEDVYDVGKVEKLFGSLSAESSSILIFLKSLVRLQLLKMSQSGNEEHVLRVHIQNEKEIQTSRQSFFSCVKSASSKQAVSCVFTMTIKEETATVTSKLTKWLVVNYCIVHNATNDFKRLIQSPKLGLSPCVGVAAKIEPFSAVDGHIFCFLPLPKEGSKLTGLPFHVNGFFALSQNRHHLKWETDDQDHQYVSDEILWNKKLLTEALPLAFQKALDTSISNADTYGNKASLVDGVYLWIPNLETVLDKWNLFFMTALQLFEDKNIVFCEHFNSWKRVSDAVFTTFSNLPHKFEFVKAPVRKAIGSCGQFPVVVPEHVFLTLNLLFGRQIIDISPLNFADILRNNATYKNMTDKDKQALVAYLTSERNIHTLEGLDLLLLASGEWGTFKHNGSTKYICSEIEVNMFQGSERIFIMPYARLDQCTKEAMHLICEQKHYPIRDLDDAILKQLLLQTLQSHLGPSLIMTERSNLTMKWLRLVWCSISNRGIRKFLDVPIFPVLEAGSFDSKYNIKLVPLHKSDLLLKTDQTGNRIKCLDNDVERSLCLLGITVITQLPSWLSCEMIKEFVVRPTIEDVKQLLQRKARSIDQQTIDSFNKKATMSNRSQFLDFLSQFGSFDDDLVYLLRKLLLFRSIKELDKCVFVDSHTHFVKESEKDKFPKEIEYPDNCIIVRGKEEVIVKQLDCTKLTLHEFMRVKLADPEFNMSKKENKYVMVFFLTRIQQFSSLIEPVSEMRFMKDTAGQLVKPSEIFDPFDKFLCRLFNGEHVFPVATYELRSHRAAFIKLGMKGVDKILPENIYDVAKTIDAMSKLDYNMCDKAKALQEYIEHNPGVLRKTLWSGKHLGNEIKDLSCFVYCSSEECEWNNRFPQLLKWFSTKSSVCCPGDMKEIKFWQLVCSSVPLIKTRSTEVSLFYDWNTSPSTEKILLHLKSIQQYSISTDMTLELLTVIKTIYQALSKQSTPIVKEALVSNALVWTSDNNFHAPSKVIMQKNDDDIQLKPYMYFLSQELGSNVCKELKTFFTWLGCHSRQDENVLVRVLHDLKNKYLNSKVSEAEIKTDLKCAQMILERLAEANIDLSWASDNILMVVQSNSDQTIKFARLSECVYDDDPTGFNDVVDGENICYVHAQIPLRTAEKLGVKSVTRHALAEAQDFDHWGQHESFTTRLRSLLRDGYTDGLSVPKELLQNADDAGATEICFVYDERKHSDSRDRLLSKSLSDFQGSALWCYNNKVFSEKDLRNIIKFNNSAKSEDVTTIGKFGLGFNAVYNITDIPSFISGADMVIFDPHEKYLDDNSTLKRSNGKRIPLSKRTLVKRHIDQFKPFQGMFGCNVLDDPFEPYQGTLFRFPLRTAQEADQSEICKTVYSHSEVQSLLVMLMKSADKLLLFCQNVLSLKLFHISANATSSTEMKTVYMAQKDSFRHSGKCCTRLETGILKKVASVHENQCDFGMEEHHTIKIRQTFYEHASLFPNRIYSGADLNVTWLVTWVSKNGPKQLKHVDAVPLVAVATLCKTEHDWACQPLETLTKGNYDTGHMFCFLPLPIKTGLSFHINGCFRVSDDRQRLTLLNEDDKTSGSKFIFHAWNIFLLQDPLVTALLSHIQITNRFCQRNEDAYRAWPHNFNPDVLPFVASLYRAVIDQNKPVFRDQSNNMPFSKILILEKKIFTTHVHAFFDFLLNVPFGIDRTVVYVPDFVCSNLRLFNKDKAPIVERAFISKTDALVHFLHHISDPYWTNKETVRNNLLAWTIMEADEKVRKFGRFIKKMFEVY, from the exons ATGG CATCTTCGAGCGGAGGGCCAAGGAAAAGAAGGCCGGACTTCTCCTGTATGGAGCAGCCGCCACTTATTAAACAGCTCAGAGGCATTCTTTCGGAATACCCGGACGGCGGACAGATTCTTAAA GAATTGATGCAAAATGCCGACGATGCGGGTGCGTCGGAGTTGAAGATCATGCTGGAAAGCAGGAGGATTAACAGAAATTTGACGGACGAATCTCCAGAGTATACGAAATTCTTTCAG GCGCCAGCCCTGTGTATCTTCAACGACGCCGAGTTCACAGAAGAAGACTGGAGAGGAATTCGAATGATTTACAGCAGCGTCAAGGAAGAAGACAGTCTCAAAGTTGGACGATTTGGATTAGGATTCAAATCTGTTTTCCATATGACAG ACTACCCGTGTGTAATAAGTGGTGACACAATGCTTCTTATCGATCCTCACAGACCTGCCCATGAGGTAaatgcaaaattgaagataaatGAAATACATGAAATTGAAGGCATGGAAACGAGCGACTTGTTACGTGCGATTGGAGGAAAATACGGATTCGATAAATCCGTTGTAGATAAAGGATACTTTCGCGGAACTATGTTTTGGTTTCCGCTTAGGGAAAAGGCCTCGCAAATCTCAGAGGATGTTTATGATGTCGGTAAAGTCGAAAAGTTGTTCGGTAGTCTTAGTGCTGAATCATCAAGCATTCTTATCTTCCTTAAATCACTCGTCCGTTTACAGCTGTTAAAAATGTCACAGTCAGGAAACGAAGAACACGTCCTACGAGTACACATTCAAAATGAGAAAGAAATACAGACAAGCAGACAGTCTTTTTTCTCTTGTGTAAAGAGTGCATCGTCTAAGCAAGCTGTGTCATGTGTTTTTACAATGACGATAAAAGAAGAAACAGCTACAGTCACATCGAAGTTAACAAAGTGGCTTGTTGTCAACTATTGCATAGTACATAATgcgacaaatgattttaaaaggcTAATTCAGAGCCCGAAGTTAGGTTTGAGTCCATGTGTAGGTGTCGCCGCGAAGATAGAGCCATTCTCTGCGGTTGATGGACACATATTTTGCTTTTTACCGCTTCCAAAAGAAGGATCGAAACTTACAGGCTTACCCTTTCATGTCAATGGTTTCTTTGCACTTAGCCAGAACAGACACCATTTGAAGTGGGAAACTGACGATCAGGATCACCAATACGTTAGTGATGAGATTCTTTGGAATAAGAAACTATTGACTGAGGCACTGCCTTTAGCATTCCAGAAGGCACTCGATACATCCATAAGCAATGCGGATACGTATGGAAACAAGGCGTCATTGGTCGATGGAGTTTATTTGTGGATTCCCAATTTGGAAACAGTTCTTGATAAATGGAATCTTTTTTTTATGACCGCATTACAGTTGTTTGAGgacaaaaatattgtgttttgtgaacactttaattCTTGGAAACGTGTTTCGGACGCGGTTTTTACCACGTTTTCAAATCTTCCTCACAAATTTGAGTTCGTCAAGGCACCGGTGCGAAAGGCAATCGGTTCTTGCGGACAGTTCCCAGTTGTTGTACCAGAGCACGTATTCCTTACCTTGAATTTGTTGTTTGGACGACAAATCATTGACATATCGCCATTGAATTTCGCTGATATCTTGCGGAACAATGCGACTTACAAAAACATGACAGATAAAGATAAACAAGCTCTCGTTGCGTATCTTACAAGTGAAAGAAACATTCATACATTGGAAGGTCTTGATCTTTTATTGTTGGCGTCGGGAGAATGGGGCACCTTCAAACATAATGGAAGTACTAAATACATTTGTTCTGAGATTGAAGTAAACATGTTTCAAGGCAGTGAAAGAATTTTCATCATGCCGTATGCAAGACTGGACCAATGTACAAAGGAAGCAATGCACCTCATATGCGAACAAA AACACTACCCTATTCGGGATTTAGATGACGCCATTTTGAAACAATTGCTGCTACAAACGCTCCAGTCACATTTGGGACCATCATTGATTATGACTGAGAGGTCAAATCTGACAATGAAATGGCTTAGACTTGTTTGGTGTTCTATATCCAACCGTGGAATCCGTAAGTTTTTAGATGTTCCAATCTTTCCAGTTCTGGAAGCCGGATCCTTTGattcaaaatataacataaaacttGTCCCTCTGCACAAGTCTGATTTACTTTTGAAGACTGACCAAACTGGCAATAGAATCAAATGCTTGGATAATGACGTTGAACGAAGCTTATGCTTGCTTGGAATTACAGTTATAACTCAGTTGCCAAGTTGGTTATCGTGTGAAATGATAAAAGAGTTCGTTGTGCGTCCAACGATAGAAGATGTAAAACAGCTATTGCAAAGGAAAGCAAGATCCATTGACCAGCAAACGATAGACTCGTTTAACAAAAAAGCTACGATGTCAAACAGATCTCAATTTCTTGACTTCTTGTCACAGTTTGGCTCATTCGACGAcgatttggtttatttattacgAAAACTATTGTTGTTTAGATCTATCAAAGAATTAGACAAATGTGTTTTCGTTGATTCCCACACACATTTTGTAAAAGAATCTGAAAAAGACAAGTTCCCTAAGGAAATTGAATATCCTGATAATTGTATCATAGTTAGAGGAAAGGAAGAGGTCATAGTCAAACAACTAGATTGTACGAAACTGACTTTGCACGAATTTATGCGCGTGAAACTAGCAGACCCCGAGTTTAACATgtcaaagaaagaaaataaatatgttatggtATTCTTTCTAACCCGTATTCAACAATTTTCTTCCCTGATTGAACCTGTCTCCGAAATGCGATTCATGAAAGACACTGCTGGGCAATTAGTTAAACCGTCAGAAATTTTTGACCCATTTGACAAATTTCTTTGTCGTTTGTTCAACGGAGAACATGTTTTTCCGGTAGCTACATACGAATTGCGATCACACAGAGCTGCATTCATCAAACTTGGAATGAAAGGAGTTGACAAAATACTGCCTGAAAATATCTACGACGTTGCAAAAACCATTGACGCTATGTCCAAACTCGACTATAACATGTGTGATAAAGCAAAAGCTCTTCAAGAATACATCGAACACAATCCAGGTGTACTCAGGAAAACACTATGGTCAGGTAAACATCTAGggaatgaaataaaagacctGTCATGCTTTGTATACTGCTCTTCAGAAGAGTGTGAATGGAACAATCGTTTCCCGCAGCTTCTCAAGTGGTTTTCTACTAAGAGTAGTGTATGTTGCCCAGGAGatatgaaagaaataaaattttggcaaCTGGTGTGTTCCTCAGTGCCGCTGATAAAAACGCGTTCTACAGAAGTGTCGTTGTTCTATGATTGGAATACATCCCCTTCTACTGAAAAAATTCTTCTCCATTTGAAAAGCATTCAGCAGTATTCCATATCAACAGACATGACGCTAGAATTGTTGACAGTTATCAAAACAATCTATCAAGCTTTGTCTAAGCAATCAACTCCAATAGTAAAAGAAGCATTAGTTTCTAATGCACTTGTTTGGACATCTGATAACAATTTTCATGCCCCTTCTAAAGTTATCATGCAAAAGAATGATGATGATATACAATTAAAACCATACATGTATTTCCTTTCACAAGAACTTGGATCAAACGTTTGCAAAGAATTGAAAACGTTTTTCACCTGGTTAGGATGTCACTCACGACAGGATGAAAACGTTCTTGTACGCGTATTGCAtgatctaaaaaataaatatttaaacagcaAGGTCAGCGAAGCTGAAATTAAGACAGATTTGAAATGTGCGCAGATGATTTTAGAAAGGTTAGCAGAAGCCAACATTGACTTATCTTGGGCATCGGataacatattaatggttgtacAATCAAACTCAGACCAAACGATTAAATTTGCAAGATTGTCGGAATGTGTGTATGATGACGACCCGACAGGGTTTAACGATGTTGTCGATGGTGAAAATATTTGCTATGTGCATGCGCAAATACCATTACGTACCGCAGAAAAGCTTGGCGTGAAGTCTGTCACTCGACATGCACTAGCAGAGGCACAGGATTTTGATCATTGGGGCCAACATGAAAGTTTTACTACACGTTTGCGATCACTTCTTCGTGATGGATATACAGACGGTCTTTCTGTGCCTAAAGAATTGTTGCAAAATGCAGATGATGCGGGTGCTACAGAAATTTGTTTCGTGTATGATGAGCGAAAACATTCAGATTCCCGGGATAGATTACTTAGCAAAAGTCTCTCCGACTTTCAAGGTAGTGCCTTGTGGTGTTATAACAATAAAGTCTTTTCCGAAAAAGATCTCCGGAATATCATTAAGTTTAACAATTCTGCTAAATCTGAAGACGTAACAACAATTGGTAAATTTGGGCTTGGTTTTAATGCTGTCTACAACATAACTGACATTCCAAGCTTTATATCCGGTGCGGACATGGTGATTTTCGATCCGCACGAAAAATACCTTGATGATAATAGTACTTTGAAACGTTCTAATGGGAAAAGAATACCTTTATCAAAACGAACTTTGGTTAAACGACACATCGATCAATTCAAGCCATTTCAGGGTATGTTCGGTTGCAATGTGTTAGATGATCCTTTTGAACCATATCAAGGAACATTGTTTCGATTTCCACTTCGAACAGCTCAAGAAGCAGACCAGAGTGAAAtttgtaaaacagtatattcGCACAGTGAAGTTCAATCTTTATTAGTGATGTTAATGAAATCGGCGGACAAATTATTACTATTTTGTCAAAACGTATTGTCATTAAAACTTTTCCACATATCGGCTAATGCTACGTCATCAACTGAAATGAAGACTGTTTATATGGCACAGAAGGACTCCTTTAGGCATTCTGGTAAATGCTGCACTAGACTTGAGACTGGTATTCTGAAAAAGGTTGCATCAGTCCATGAAAATCAATGTGATTTCGGCATGGAAGAGCATCATACTATTAAGATTAGACAGACTTTTTATGAACACGCTTCGTTATTTCCTAATCGAATTTACTCAGGAGCCGATCTAAACGTTACGTGGCTTGTAACATGGGTATcaaaaaatggaccaaaacagTTAAAACACGTGGACGCAGTTCCTCTTGTTGCTGTTGCAACACTGTGTAAAACGGAACATGATTGGGCATGTCAACCATTGGAAACACTGACTAAGGGAAACTATGATACAGGCCATATGTTTTGTTTCCTTCCGTTGCCAATTAAAACTGGATTGTCGTTTCATATCAATGGTTGTTTTAGAGTTTCAGATGATAGGCAGAGACTTACCCTACTGAATGAAGATGACAAAACGAGCGGATCGAAGTTTATTTTTCATGCTTGGAATATATTTCTTCTTCAGGATCCTTTAGTAACAGCACTCCTGAGTCATATTCAGATAACGAATCGTTTTTGTCAAAGGAACGAAGATGCATATCGTGCATGGCCTCATAATTTCAATCCGGATGTGTTGCCCTTTGTTGCAAGCTTGTACAGAGCTGTTATAGATCAGAATAAACCAGTGTTCAGAGACCAAAGTAACAACATGCCATTCAGTAAAATTCTGATTCTTGAAAAAAAGATTTTCACTACGCATGTTCATGCATTTTTTGACTTTTTGTTGAATGTACCATTTGGAATAGATAGGACCGTTGTTTATGTTCCTGACTTTGTCTGTAGTAATCTGCGTTTATTTAACAAAGACAAAGCCCCCATTGTCGAGCGTGCATTTATTTCCAAGACCGACGCATTAGTCCACTTCCTTCATCACATCAGTGATCCATATTGGACGAATAAAGAAACTGTTCGCAACAACTTGCTCGCCTGGACAATAATGGAAGCCGATGAAAAg GTGCGCAAGTTTGGAAGATTTATCAAAAAAATGTTTGAAGTGTACTAG